From Mycolicibacterium nivoides, a single genomic window includes:
- a CDS encoding nuclear transport factor 2 family protein — translation MTIEHQILARLQSLEDELAITKLIASYGPSVDAGNADNAAALWALDGTYDVEDWLMTGRNGVHQMVSSSGHQDLVAAGCCHFLGPAVVTVDGDSAVAVCESLVLLRDGASGYRVWRATANHFALERLDGQWQITARTSRLLNGNPYAHTLLNLGLAGSAVPEQI, via the coding sequence ATGACCATCGAACACCAGATACTGGCCCGCCTCCAGAGCCTAGAGGACGAGCTCGCCATCACGAAACTAATTGCTTCATACGGTCCTTCGGTGGATGCGGGCAACGCCGACAATGCCGCTGCACTGTGGGCGCTGGACGGCACCTACGATGTCGAGGACTGGCTGATGACCGGCCGAAACGGGGTACACCAGATGGTCAGCTCGTCCGGTCATCAGGATCTGGTGGCAGCGGGCTGTTGCCATTTCCTGGGCCCGGCGGTGGTGACGGTGGACGGCGACTCCGCCGTCGCGGTGTGTGAATCACTCGTGCTGTTGCGTGATGGCGCATCTGGCTACCGGGTGTGGCGAGCGACCGCCAACCATTTCGCGCTGGAACGTCTTGATGGGCAATGGCAGATCACGGCGCGCACCAGCCGGTTGCTCAACGGGAATCCGTACGCGCACACTCTGCTCAACCTCGGGTTGGCGGGATCGGCCGTCCCCGAACAGATCTGA